Proteins from one Acidimicrobiales bacterium genomic window:
- a CDS encoding FAD-dependent oxidoreductase, with translation MPSGSSHPLLLSPVRVGPLELRNRIVLPAMDQNVCNDGLVTDRLVVHYEERSRGGAGLLVLETSAVSYPHGATARHQPALSHDGVIPGLRRLGEAVHAHGSKLVVQANHHGRISGVDTAEDRPCLVPSLPLPDTDPMSIMADTTMDELVAMSTLTGGKMPTYAEATVEDLSDVVEKFADAAVRVQAAGLDGLEIHAGHGYLLDTFLSPAWNKRTDRYGGSEENRARLLVEVVEAVRARCGPGFAILVRLNGRDDALEGGITPDLAARYAAVAANAGADAIHVTAYSSVTGGPGFTEGPLPWRPCQYEELARTVKAAVDVPVIAVGRIRPDDGERILADGGADLIAMGRQLLADPHLPNRLAEGRPDLVRPCINCFVCVAQNFWSAAPVCAVNAQLGHQDWPKPTPAAPPRHVVVVGGGPGGMEAARVAAERGHRVTLLERANHLGGTARFSSLTTPLNGDLVRWMAAALAEADVEVRTATTATPTMVAALRPDAVVVATGAVRDRPNVPGVDLPHVLSGDDLRSLLTGEGGATDQRSGPLVRLALTVARALGMTTDMDRVRALSRRWMPIGRRVVVVGGGLVGTELAEFLVERGRSVTVLEEGDDLATEMAHPRRWRALHEARAHGVDFRTGTRLVAVTADEVIAHTAATDEKDGDEVRFGADSVLLAGSVQPDSSLAGAIRTGIGGDVEVHVVGDAGTVGYIEGAIRSGYEVGVGL, from the coding sequence ATGCCATCTGGCTCCTCTCATCCGCTCCTGCTCTCCCCCGTCCGGGTGGGCCCCCTGGAGTTACGGAACCGGATCGTCCTACCGGCCATGGACCAGAACGTCTGTAACGACGGGCTGGTCACTGATCGCCTGGTGGTCCACTACGAGGAACGGTCCCGGGGAGGAGCCGGCCTGCTTGTGCTGGAGACCTCAGCCGTTTCCTACCCCCACGGAGCCACAGCCCGTCACCAGCCCGCCCTGTCTCATGACGGTGTGATCCCCGGGCTGCGGCGCCTAGGCGAGGCCGTCCACGCCCACGGTTCGAAGCTCGTCGTCCAGGCCAACCACCACGGCCGCATCTCTGGGGTGGACACGGCCGAGGACCGGCCCTGCCTGGTGCCCAGCCTCCCGCTTCCTGACACCGACCCGATGTCGATCATGGCCGATACGACCATGGACGAGCTGGTGGCCATGTCAACCCTCACCGGCGGCAAGATGCCCACCTACGCCGAGGCCACGGTTGAGGACCTGTCTGACGTGGTGGAAAAGTTCGCCGACGCTGCGGTCCGCGTCCAAGCTGCTGGCCTCGACGGCCTGGAAATCCACGCCGGCCACGGCTACCTCCTGGACACCTTCCTCTCACCGGCCTGGAATAAACGGACCGACCGGTACGGCGGCTCCGAGGAGAACCGGGCCCGCCTACTGGTCGAGGTCGTGGAGGCCGTCCGCGCGCGTTGTGGTCCCGGCTTCGCCATCCTGGTCCGCCTCAACGGTCGGGATGACGCCCTCGAGGGCGGGATCACGCCCGACCTCGCTGCCCGGTACGCCGCTGTGGCCGCCAACGCCGGTGCCGACGCCATCCACGTCACCGCCTACTCGTCGGTCACTGGCGGCCCCGGATTTACCGAAGGGCCACTGCCGTGGCGTCCGTGCCAGTACGAGGAGTTGGCCCGGACGGTGAAAGCCGCCGTGGACGTCCCGGTCATCGCCGTCGGGCGCATCCGGCCCGACGACGGCGAGCGGATCCTGGCCGACGGGGGCGCCGATCTGATCGCCATGGGCCGCCAGTTGTTGGCCGACCCGCACCTACCGAACCGGCTGGCCGAGGGTCGCCCCGACCTGGTCCGCCCGTGCATCAACTGCTTTGTTTGCGTAGCCCAGAACTTCTGGTCGGCGGCTCCGGTGTGCGCGGTGAACGCCCAGTTGGGCCACCAGGATTGGCCCAAGCCGACGCCCGCTGCCCCACCCCGCCACGTAGTGGTAGTGGGGGGCGGACCAGGGGGCATGGAGGCGGCCCGGGTGGCCGCCGAACGGGGCCACAGAGTGACCCTGCTGGAGAGGGCCAACCACCTCGGCGGCACGGCCCGCTTCTCGTCACTGACCACACCACTGAACGGCGACCTGGTCCGGTGGATGGCAGCCGCCCTGGCCGAGGCCGACGTAGAGGTACGCACCGCCACAACGGCCACGCCGACAATGGTCGCCGCGTTGCGCCCGGATGCCGTGGTGGTGGCCACCGGTGCCGTCCGGGACCGCCCAAACGTGCCCGGAGTTGACCTGCCGCATGTGCTTTCCGGCGACGACCTGCGCAGCCTTCTGACCGGTGAGGGAGGGGCCACCGACCAGCGGTCAGGGCCGCTTGTGCGCCTCGCGCTGACCGTCGCGCGGGCCCTGGGCATGACCACCGACATGGACCGGGTCCGCGCCCTGTCCCGCCGGTGGATGCCCATCGGGCGACGCGTCGTAGTAGTGGGTGGCGGGCTTGTGGGTACCGAGCTGGCCGAGTTCCTAGTCGAGCGAGGACGATCGGTGACCGTCCTAGAGGAGGGCGACGACCTGGCCACCGAGATGGCACACCCCCGACGCTGGCGGGCCCTCCACGAAGCCCGAGCCCACGGCGTGGACTTCCGCACTGGGACCCGCCTGGTGGCCGTCACCGCCGATGAGGTAATCGCCCACACCGCGGCAACCGACGAAAAGGATGGCGACGAGGTGCGCTTCGGCGCCGACAGCGTGCTGCTGGCCGGCAGCGTTCAGCCGGACTCTTCGCTGGCTGGGGCCATCCGGACCGGCATCGGCGGCGACGTCGAGGTCCACGTGGTGGGTGATGCCGGAACGGTCGGCTACATCGAGGGGGCCATCCGCTCCGGATACGAGGTGGGTGTCGGCCTGTAG
- a CDS encoding cytochrome P450: protein MTNSIDAPSWNPFDPDFLLDPYPHYARLRDEDPVHRTPLGVLVVSRYDDAHQVLRDPQTSVRRFETSETTPEHMLPLRDRQDERVPSILGLDPPDHTRLRKLVQRTFTPRAIGRMRDQTTAIVDDLLDELSDRDEIDLIADYAFVIPFAVIHAMLGLPEADVAQVRAWSHALTQTLEPFLTPEQVDAAMDAAVHMDRYLTEAIAAKRQNPAADLLTDLVQVEEEGDRMTEAELLSMTSLLFVAGHETTVNLIGNGTHALLQHPDQMDLVRTDESVDATVADELLRYDSPVQTSGRRVMHDVEVSGIKVAAGEMVLTALGSANRDPRFWGATADDLDVTRPEANRHLSFGSGVHHCLGAALARMEGEIAITRLVRRFPDLALAGQPTYNARIILRGRDVLPVRLGRAA, encoded by the coding sequence GTGACCAATTCCATCGACGCCCCGTCCTGGAACCCATTCGATCCAGACTTCCTGCTCGACCCGTACCCGCATTACGCCCGCCTGCGGGACGAAGACCCCGTGCACCGGACCCCGCTCGGCGTCTTGGTCGTATCGCGCTACGACGATGCCCACCAGGTGCTCCGCGACCCCCAGACGTCGGTCCGGCGGTTCGAGACGAGTGAGACAACCCCGGAACACATGCTGCCCCTCCGGGACCGCCAGGACGAGCGGGTGCCGTCCATCCTCGGACTGGACCCCCCGGACCACACCAGGCTCCGGAAACTGGTGCAGCGCACCTTCACTCCGCGGGCCATCGGCCGTATGCGCGACCAGACCACCGCCATCGTGGACGACCTGCTGGACGAGCTCTCCGACCGGGACGAGATCGACCTCATTGCCGACTACGCCTTCGTTATCCCGTTTGCGGTGATCCACGCCATGCTCGGCCTCCCCGAGGCAGACGTGGCCCAGGTCCGCGCCTGGTCCCACGCCCTCACCCAGACCCTTGAGCCGTTTCTAACCCCCGAACAGGTTGACGCGGCCATGGACGCCGCAGTGCACATGGACCGGTACCTCACTGAGGCCATCGCCGCGAAGCGCCAAAATCCAGCCGCCGACCTCCTGACCGACCTGGTGCAGGTCGAGGAGGAGGGTGACCGAATGACCGAGGCGGAGTTGCTCTCCATGACTTCGCTCCTGTTCGTGGCCGGGCACGAGACCACGGTCAACCTGATCGGCAACGGCACCCACGCTCTGTTGCAGCACCCTGACCAGATGGACCTAGTGCGAACTGACGAGTCGGTGGACGCCACGGTGGCCGACGAACTGCTGCGCTACGACAGCCCAGTTCAGACCTCGGGGCGCCGGGTCATGCACGACGTGGAGGTGTCGGGTATCAAGGTGGCAGCCGGAGAAATGGTGCTGACTGCCCTGGGCAGCGCCAACCGTGATCCGCGCTTCTGGGGAGCGACGGCCGACGACCTGGACGTAACTCGGCCAGAAGCCAACCGCCACCTGTCCTTCGGCAGCGGGGTCCACCACTGCTTAGGCGCCGCGCTGGCCCGCATGGAGGGCGAGATCGCCATCACCCGACTGGTCCGGCGGTTCCCCGACCTAGCCCTGGCCGGCCAGCCCACCTATAACGCCCGGATCATCCTCCGGGGTCGAGATGTGCTCCCGGTCCGGTTGGGACGGGCTGCCTGA
- a CDS encoding DHA2 family efflux MFS transporter permease subunit, which translates to MPSSQGLPPVERRAWIALGVSTLAALLTVIDVSIVNVAFPSIRRDLGASEAGLSWVLSGYSISVGAFLLLAGRLADQKGRRLLFMIGVGVFVVGSFLSGMAESVTWLVSARVLQGVGGSILGPSSMSMVLPEFPPERRSMVIGIWGASAALGAAVGPSLGAILIDLASWRWIFLVNVPIGLVLLAITPRFVRETRDPDARGGYDLMGVPAGTLGIALLLLGVVEGERWGYGSGRTLATVGVGLMLVVVLFVRSSRHPSPLIDLSLVRIRSFWSAGLGQVFFTSAFIATILFNTLLLQELWGWSVLAAGFGVVPGPAFAALLGGPVGSVADRVGHRTLLVIGSVAAACCPAWLWWGVTVESSWTTTMLPAQLCLGIGVSCSFATFASLGLRDVPPARFGVASAMLRTLSTLGFAVGVAVAVAVLTASLHLGRLAAFGRVWAMLTCTFMVGAVFCAVACPGKPAGAPPALRVRQPVPTGPGAHLDPGG; encoded by the coding sequence GTGCCGTCCAGCCAGGGGTTGCCGCCGGTGGAGCGGCGGGCGTGGATTGCCCTAGGGGTCTCCACCCTGGCCGCTCTGCTGACCGTCATCGACGTCTCGATCGTCAACGTGGCCTTCCCGTCGATCCGGCGGGACCTCGGGGCCTCGGAGGCCGGCCTTTCCTGGGTGCTATCCGGCTACTCCATCTCGGTGGGGGCTTTCCTTCTGCTGGCTGGACGCCTGGCCGACCAGAAGGGCCGTCGCCTCCTATTCATGATTGGTGTGGGGGTGTTCGTTGTCGGGTCCTTCCTGTCGGGGATGGCCGAGAGCGTGACGTGGCTGGTCTCGGCCCGGGTTCTACAGGGGGTGGGGGGTTCCATCCTGGGGCCCTCGTCCATGTCAATGGTGCTGCCCGAGTTCCCCCCGGAGCGACGCTCCATGGTGATCGGCATCTGGGGAGCCTCGGCGGCCCTTGGGGCGGCGGTGGGTCCATCGCTCGGGGCGATCCTCATCGACCTGGCGTCCTGGCGGTGGATATTTCTGGTCAACGTGCCCATTGGGCTGGTGCTGTTGGCCATCACCCCGAGGTTCGTACGAGAGACCAGGGATCCCGATGCCCGGGGTGGCTACGACCTGATGGGAGTGCCAGCAGGGACCCTCGGCATAGCCCTGCTGCTTCTCGGTGTGGTGGAAGGTGAACGGTGGGGCTACGGCTCGGGTCGAACCCTGGCGACGGTGGGGGTCGGCCTGATGCTGGTCGTGGTTCTATTCGTCCGCTCGTCCCGCCATCCCAGTCCGCTGATCGACCTCTCCCTGGTCCGGATTCGGTCGTTTTGGTCGGCCGGCCTGGGCCAGGTGTTCTTCACTAGCGCATTCATCGCCACCATCTTGTTCAACACGTTGTTGCTCCAGGAACTCTGGGGATGGTCGGTGCTGGCCGCCGGCTTCGGTGTTGTTCCCGGCCCGGCCTTCGCCGCCCTGCTGGGAGGGCCGGTGGGTTCGGTTGCCGACCGGGTTGGGCACCGGACCCTCCTGGTCATCGGTTCGGTAGCCGCTGCCTGTTGTCCCGCGTGGCTGTGGTGGGGTGTCACCGTGGAGTCGTCGTGGACGACCACGATGCTGCCGGCCCAACTCTGCCTAGGGATCGGGGTGTCGTGTTCCTTTGCCACCTTCGCCTCCCTCGGCCTCCGGGATGTGCCGCCGGCCCGCTTTGGGGTGGCCAGCGCCATGCTGCGGACCCTCAGCACGTTGGGATTCGCTGTCGGTGTTGCGGTTGCCGTGGCAGTGCTCACCGCCTCGCTCCACCTCGGGCGCCTAGCGGCATTCGGCCGCGTCTGGGCGATGTTGACGTGCACCTTCATGGTTGGCGCTGTTTTTTGCGCCGTGGCCTGTCCGGGCAAGCCGGCCGGGGCACCACCGGCACTACGGGTCAGGCAGCCCGTCCCAACCGGACCGGGAGCACATCTCGACCCCGGAGGATGA